One region of Chryseobacterium sp. C-71 genomic DNA includes:
- the arfB gene encoding alternative ribosome rescue aminoacyl-tRNA hydrolase ArfB, whose protein sequence is MKDFTKELNFKTSRSSGAGGQNVNKVETAVTVTWKVSESELFNERQKDLISEKLKNRINLDGFLFLSVSESRTQLQNKKIAIEKILELVDKALIIPKFRAKTKPTRSSVEKRIEQKKQHSNKKENRRFKF, encoded by the coding sequence ATGAAAGATTTTACCAAAGAGCTAAATTTTAAAACTTCCCGCAGTAGCGGAGCAGGAGGGCAAAACGTGAATAAAGTGGAAACCGCTGTTACCGTTACTTGGAAAGTTTCAGAGTCTGAATTGTTTAATGAGAGGCAGAAAGATTTAATCTCAGAAAAACTGAAAAACAGAATTAATCTGGATGGATTTTTATTTCTAAGTGTTTCCGAAAGCCGAACGCAGCTTCAAAACAAGAAAATTGCGATTGAGAAAATTTTAGAACTTGTGGATAAAGCTTTAATTATTCCAAAATTCAGGGCAAAAACGAAACCGACGAGATCTTCGGTAGAGAAAAGGATTGAGCAGAAAAAGCAGCATTCCAATAAAAAAGAAAACAGACGTTTTAAATTTTAA
- a CDS encoding AMP-binding protein: MLLNFNNLEINNLHLETDFEKKVFFFLEEWLSDSETVKVQTSGSTGTPKIFEIEKKKMLNSAKMTCDFLGLKENDTALVCLPVEYISGKMMVVRAFERKLNLIITEPSIKPLENLDIEIDFCAMTPLQVENSLDKIYLIKNLIIGGAAVSESLKAKITQILQHSNASTKIYETYGMSETLSHIALKEIYPDQDDCFTIFGGVSISLDERGCMKIFAPNLNNEKLQTNDLVEIFEGNQFRFLGRADNVINSGGVKIFPEELEALVKKEILNEVVFLGLKDEILGQRLIAVIEGEESESLIHQLSTINYQQKLHKPKEIIFVNIFPRTPNGKISRLNLLKIINEKRDN, translated from the coding sequence ATGCTGCTCAACTTCAATAATCTCGAAATTAATAATTTACATCTGGAAACTGATTTTGAAAAAAAAGTATTTTTTTTTCTTGAAGAATGGCTTTCCGATTCTGAAACGGTAAAAGTACAGACTTCAGGTTCTACCGGAACTCCGAAAATATTTGAAATCGAGAAAAAGAAGATGTTGAATTCAGCAAAAATGACGTGTGATTTTTTAGGATTAAAAGAAAATGATACTGCCTTAGTATGTCTTCCCGTTGAATATATTTCAGGAAAAATGATGGTGGTGCGGGCTTTTGAGAGAAAATTAAATCTTATTATAACCGAACCATCAATAAAACCTTTGGAAAATTTAGATATTGAAATTGACTTTTGTGCAATGACACCTTTGCAGGTTGAAAATTCTTTGGATAAAATTTACCTCATTAAAAATCTAATCATTGGTGGAGCAGCCGTTTCGGAATCTTTAAAAGCTAAAATTACGCAAATACTTCAACACTCTAATGCCTCAACTAAAATCTACGAAACCTACGGAATGTCTGAAACGCTTTCTCATATTGCATTGAAGGAGATTTATCCCGACCAGGATGATTGTTTTACCATTTTTGGAGGGGTGTCTATTTCTTTAGACGAAAGAGGTTGTATGAAAATTTTCGCACCTAATTTGAATAACGAAAAATTACAGACTAATGATTTGGTTGAAATATTTGAAGGAAATCAATTCAGGTTTTTAGGAAGAGCAGATAACGTTATCAATTCGGGAGGAGTCAAAATATTTCCTGAAGAACTGGAAGCTTTAGTTAAAAAAGAAATTCTGAATGAAGTTGTTTTTTTAGGCTTGAAGGACGAAATTCTGGGACAAAGGTTGATAGCAGTAATTGAAGGCGAAGAATCTGAATCTTTAATCCATCAACTATCAACTATTAACTATCAACAAAAATTACATAAACCGAAAGAAATTATCTTTGTTAATATATTTCCACGAACTCCCAATGGTAAGATTTCAAGATTAAATCTTTTAAAAATAATAAATGAAAAAAGAGATAATTAA
- a CDS encoding deoxyhypusine synthase family protein, protein MSKPITEFIEKYYLHFNAAALVDASKGYVAHLKEGGKMMITLAGAMSTAELGKILAEMIRQDKVDFISCTGANLEEDLMNLVAHSHYERVPHYRDLTAQDEWDLLERGLNRVTDTCIPEEEAFRRLQKHIVEIWKDAEAKGERYFPHEFMYKMILSGVLEQYYEIPRENSWMIAAAEKNLPIVVPGWEDSTMGNIFASYCIKGELTATTMKSGIEYMTYLADWYTKNSAGKGVGFFQIGGGIAGDFPICVVPMLYQDMEMHDIPFWSYFCQISDSTTSYGSYSGAVPNEKITWGKLDITTPKFIVESDATICAPLMFSYILEN, encoded by the coding sequence ATGAGCAAACCGATTACTGAGTTCATAGAAAAATATTACCTGCACTTCAATGCAGCGGCTTTGGTAGACGCATCTAAGGGATATGTTGCCCACCTGAAAGAAGGCGGAAAAATGATGATCACTTTGGCTGGAGCAATGTCTACCGCTGAATTGGGAAAGATTTTGGCTGAAATGATCCGTCAGGATAAAGTAGATTTTATCTCTTGCACAGGAGCAAACCTTGAAGAAGATTTGATGAACTTGGTGGCGCATTCTCACTACGAAAGAGTTCCTCATTATAGAGATTTAACGGCTCAGGATGAGTGGGATCTGTTGGAAAGAGGTCTGAACAGAGTTACGGATACTTGTATTCCTGAAGAAGAAGCTTTCAGAAGATTGCAGAAGCATATCGTAGAAATCTGGAAAGATGCTGAAGCAAAAGGTGAAAGATATTTCCCGCATGAATTCATGTACAAAATGATTCTTTCTGGAGTTTTGGAGCAGTATTACGAAATTCCGAGAGAAAATTCTTGGATGATTGCTGCGGCTGAGAAAAACTTACCAATCGTAGTTCCGGGATGGGAAGATTCTACTATGGGTAATATTTTCGCTTCTTACTGTATTAAAGGTGAATTGACGGCTACAACCATGAAGTCTGGTATCGAATACATGACATATTTAGCTGATTGGTACACGAAAAACTCAGCAGGAAAAGGCGTTGGTTTCTTCCAGATTGGTGGAGGTATCGCAGGAGATTTCCCGATTTGTGTAGTACCAATGTTGTATCAGGATATGGAAATGCATGACATTCCGTTCTGGTCATATTTCTGTCAGATTTCAGATTCTACGACTTCTTACGGTTCTTATTCTGGAGCAGTTCCGAACGAGAAAATTACCTGGGGGAAATTGGATATCACAACGCCGAAATTTATCGTTGAAAGTGATGCGACCATCTGTGCACCATTGATGTTCTCTTATATTTTAGAAAATTAA
- a CDS encoding glucose 1-dehydrogenase: MSNFKGKVIIVTGAAMGLGFAAADSLASKGADLTLVDYNAEALEKAKEELSLRYPESKYLTVTADVSVEENVKNYVDQTVEEFGKVDGLYNNAGIEGKQAPLIDYDIEVFKKVIDINLLGVYYGMKYVIPELQKNGGGRIVNVASVGGIRGVLNQTAYVATKHAVAGMTKNAALEYGKDNILTNAIAPGAILTPMVAEAFNQVNPADPKAAEKEYASRNPTRKLGDPKDVGNLVAYLLSDENGYVSGQVIAIDGGESNMYGNP, from the coding sequence ATGTCAAATTTTAAAGGAAAAGTAATTATCGTTACAGGAGCAGCAATGGGATTAGGTTTTGCAGCAGCAGATTCTTTAGCATCAAAAGGAGCTGATTTAACTTTGGTAGATTACAACGCAGAAGCTTTAGAAAAAGCTAAGGAAGAATTATCATTAAGGTATCCTGAAAGTAAATATTTAACAGTCACTGCAGATGTTTCTGTAGAAGAAAATGTGAAGAACTACGTAGACCAAACGGTGGAAGAATTCGGAAAAGTTGACGGATTATACAACAATGCAGGAATTGAAGGAAAACAGGCGCCTTTGATTGATTATGACATTGAAGTTTTCAAAAAAGTAATAGACATCAATTTGTTAGGAGTTTATTACGGAATGAAATATGTAATTCCTGAACTGCAGAAAAACGGAGGCGGAAGAATTGTCAACGTTGCTTCTGTCGGTGGAATCAGAGGGGTTTTAAACCAAACTGCTTATGTTGCCACAAAACATGCTGTAGCCGGAATGACCAAAAATGCAGCTTTGGAATATGGTAAAGATAATATTCTAACGAATGCGATTGCTCCAGGCGCGATTTTAACACCCATGGTCGCTGAAGCTTTTAATCAGGTAAATCCTGCAGATCCGAAAGCAGCTGAAAAAGAATATGCATCAAGAAATCCTACCAGAAAATTGGGAGATCCTAAAGATGTGGGAAATTTAGTTGCCTATCTTTTAAGTGATGAGAACGGTTACGTTTCAGGACAGGTGATTGCCATTGATGGCGGAGAATCGAATATGTACGGAAATCCGTAG